From the Selenomonas sp. oral taxon 920 genome, the window CAGTTATGATGGGATCGCGGCAATGGTGGATTTCATTGCCTATGCAGACGGGAAGCATGATCTGATAGAGATCAGTGAGCGAATCGGAGTATCTGTAAATCAATTGATCCCTATTATTCGGCGATTAAAAGAGGCTGAATTGCTACGAGTAGTATAAAAATTGTCTAGGTCATAGGAGCATTCTTTATGCAAGGGGCATTCTCTCATATTTTGCAGCTGTTGGATTCGATTCCACCAGGGCATGTTGTTCTTAATGACAACATTTGTGAAAGAAAATATACCAATGCTGAGTTTTCTGCTGCAGTAAATTTCCTGTCCGCCTATATGAAAGAACATATGGCAGATGAGGTTCTTATTTGTGCAGATAACTCTGCAGAACTTGTAATCTTATATTTTGCGGGGCTTTTTTCAGGGAAAGTGATGGTCCCGATTGATCCAGAAAAAGAAATCGGAGAGATCCAGCGGATCAGGGAGCTGCATTCTGCGGCTTTTTTCTTGGACAATAATGCAGTCCAGAAGCTCGTGTCTTTCCCAGTATATGCAGAAAAAAAATCCACGCGGCTTTTATGGGAACGCGTGGATTTTGACAAACTTTTTTTAATCACCTATACTTCTGGGAGTACAGGAATGCCGAAGGGCGTTCGACATACGGCGTCGAATTTGTTTCATGCGGCGTATGAGTTTGGCATCATGCTCAAATATGATCACCGCACGGTCATGGGACATTGTATGCCGATGACCTATATGGCCGGCATATTGAATACCGTCATCATGCCGTATCTTATGGGCGGCTGTATTGTCGTACTTCAGCGTTTTTCGATGAAAAGTTCGTTTTCCTTTTGGGATAATATCAAGAAGGGCTCGGTTAATACACTATGGTTATCCCCGACCATGCTTCGCATTGCCAACATGATGGATAAGCGCGCCGCGATGAAGGCGTATCTGCATGAGCATAACGTAAGGATCAGTGTCGGAACAGCGCCATTGGATAAAAATCTGCGGGATGAAGTGGAAGGAAAATATGGCATCCGGCTTTATCAAAGCTATGGACTCTCGGAAACCCTGTTCATTTCGACGGAAATTCCAGAGGAGTATATATCAAGACATACGGTTGGGCGACTTTTACCTAGCGTAAAAATTCGCTGTTCCGAGGATGGTGAACTGCAGATCAGTGTGCCTTGGATGTTTCTAGGGTATACCAATGAAGACACGTCCCTCTATATGAACGATGAATTTTATTTGTCAGGTGATCTTGGGCGGTTTGATGACAATGGAAATCTCGTCATTGCAGGACGAAAAAAAGAGGTCATTGTTAGAGGTGGTTATAATGTCAATCCGAGAGATATTGAAAACACCGTACTCGAACAGGAAGATATCTCTGAGTGCGCCGTTACCTCTGCGTTGATTCGCGGCGAAGAAATGATTGTATGTTGCTACGTTGCTGCTAGGGAATACGGCATAACAGACATTAACCATATGATTGTAAGCGTACTTGGTAAACACAGCAAAATAGATTTTCTTGAGCGTATGAGGTCACTTCCCAAGAATCTGAACGGTAAAGTAGATAAACGTGCGATTGCAAACATTGTGGAGGAGCAATATGATACTAAAGTTTGATCATATTTCATTCTCGTGTTCCAGTGAAGTGGAGGCGGCGAGGTATGTTCCCGCACATTACATAGAGGTTTTTCGGGACATAGAACTCAATAATATTCCGTGTAAGATGAAGTATTTGAAATTTAAGAGTCCAAAGCATAATATTATTATGCTCGCTCCAACTGCTCCGAATGGCCGAGGCATTCCGATCGAAATCACCCAATATCCGGAGGTTCTTCCGAACACGAAAACCTTATCATTCAAGGATGATACGATCTTTTGGGAAGTTTCTGACATACCGGCTGCCCACAGATTTTTTCTTTCTCTTGGAGCAAAAGAGGCAAACAATATGAAACATTTGGTTCTATCTCCGTTTTTGGATAAAAACAAGATTTTTATTCAACTCTCTGAGAATTCTATGTGTGCGAGAGAGCCTTTTCTGGATATTGCCGGATTTTCATCGATCGGGATCTTTGTCGATAATATCCAAAAACATCTGGCTCAATGTGCTGCCGCCGGTTTTCCAATCTCGGAGATATCCCCTATCAAAGTACAAGAACGATGGATGAATATTGCATTTGCTGAAGGAGAGAATGGGGAATTGGTAGAATTGATTTCTATCAAGAAAGAGAGGGCTTGATATGAAGATCATCGATCTTAGCTACACCATAGATAAGAACTGTATGACGTGCGGCACACCGTGGCACGAAAAAGTAAAGCTTGCGCCGCTTGGAACGCTTGCGACGGTGGGAAGAAATACGCATAGCATAACGCTGGGCAGTCATACGGGAACACACATGGATGCCCCACTGCATTTTTTGGATAGGACGGCAGGAATCGATCAGGTTGATTTGGACAAAATCTGTGGTTCATGCCAGGTTGTCAATATGACACATAAAGGTACGGGAGATATTGTTTCCCTGCAGGATGTAAAACCCCTTGCTGTAACAAAACGGATGCTGTTTCGTTTCGATTGGTTCCGCCACTGGCAGACCACACAGTTTTACAAAGATTTTCCGTTCTTTTCGGAAGATGCTGCGCGGTATCTCGTCGATGGCGGTATGCGTGTTCTTGCACTCGATACACCATCTCCCGATACCGGAGCTGCAATCGGAAAAATGGACGATTCACCCGTACATAAGATTCTCTTGAAATCGGATGTGACGATTATTGAATATTTGACGAATACGGATCAGCTTGATCTCACGAAGTCTCATACAATCTTTCCGCTTCCCTTGAAACTAAGGGATTGTGACGGTGCTCCGTCAAGAGTAATTGTGCTGGAGGAGTAAAGATGAACCACTTGAATTGGGTCATACATTGGTTTGCTGCACATGGAGCTGCCGAGGCTGCAATCAAGGAGCACCTCGACGAGAATTTTTTTGATTTGGGATACATTGACTCGTTTGCCTTTATTACGTTGATGTCCGACATTGAGGACGAATTTGGCGTATCTTTTGACAACGATCGGTTTCAGGATCGCGCTTTTTCCACTATTCGTGGTCTTGCCAAGGCTTTGGCAGAGGAAGCAGAAAAATGAGGGGAGATTATACGACTCAAGATATCACAAAAGCGCTTATGGATATTGGGATCGACAAGGGGGATGATGTGTTCATTCACAGCAACCTCGGATTTTTTGGTGTTTTGGAGGGATGCCGTTCTGCCGATCAGCTTTGTGAGATGTTCCTGACTGTAATTCGATCAGTCATCGGGGATGAGGGAACTGTTGTTACACCAACATTTTCGTATTCTTACTGCCATAATGAAGTGTATGATCCCTATCAAACAAAGACAAACTGTGGTATGCTGTCCGAGTATATGAGAAAAACATATCCGAATAATCGCACGTTAGATCCGAATTTCTCCGTATGCGGTGTTGGAAAGCATATGGCAGAGTATATGCAGAGCAATATCCATGAGGCTTTTGGGAAGAGTTGCTTTTGGGATAAATTTATGCAGCATAACGGCAAGATTATCTGCATGAATTTTGATTCCGGATCTACCTTTATACACTTTATCGAGCGGAACAATAATGTTTCTTATAGATATAATAAAGCGTTCAATGGAAAGACAATAATCCATGGTATTGTAAAAAAAGATTATGCCGTACATTTTGTGTTTGACGGAGCGGATGATGCCCCGTCTATGGAACGTGTTGATGAACTATGTAAGGCACAGAATGTGTCGAAGCAGGTGAATCTGGGGAAGGGAACAATCCTAGCGTTTTCGACACAGAAATACTACGATTTTTTCACAGAATTGCTGAAAGTGCGCCCAAGAGTTTTTTGCGTCAAGGAGTCGCTTCCCGATGAATAATAAATTTGAGATCATGGATGTTACCTGCCGTGATGGCAGCTATGTTGTCAAGTTCCAGATGTCCACTGCAGATGAGAAACACATCTGTCAAGGAGTAGAGGATCTAGGCTTTCACTATACAGAGATCGGCCATGGGATGGGGCTTGGTGCTGACCGTATTAAGAAATGGGAGGCACTTCATAACGATGAAGAGTATCTGAAATGTGCGCAAAAGAATCTGCATCGTATCAAATATGGCATATTCTGCATCCCTGGCATTGCCGAACTGGATGATATTAAACTGGCAGCAGATTATGGGTGTAGCTTTATTCGTATTGGCTGCAATGTAGAAGACATTGACAAGACGGAAGCCTATATCAAAGAAGCAAAGAGGCTGGGGCTCTATGTTGCATCAAACTACATGAAGTCCTATGCATCGTCATTGGAAGAATTTCAGGATGCAGTGCGGAAATCAGAGTCGTGGGGCAGTGATTTGGTCTATATTGTAGATTCTGCCGGTGGCATGCTGCCGTCCGATGTGGAGCGATATTTCAATGCCATCAAGCAGATCAGCAATATCAAGACAGGCTTTCATGGGCATAATAATATTGGGATGGCACTCGCAAATAGTTTGTATGCCGTCGAGCTTGGGATTGACTTTATCGATTGCTCCCTGCAGGGACTAGGAAGAAGTGCGGGTAACACATCTCTGGAGGAACTCACCATATGCCTGCAGAAAATGGGCTGTGATCTCCATGTTGATGAAATAAAAATGCTGTTGCTCAGTAAAAAGTATGTCTATCCTCTGGTGAAGAATCGTGGAATCAACCCTATTGATGTAGAATGCGGCATCTCCGGATTTCACAGCAGTTATTTGCAGGAAATTCATAAAGTCTCTGCTGCCTATGAAGTAAATCCGCTGATGCTCATTCGAGAGTACTGCAAATATGATCAGGTAGGCATGAATGTCGATACGTTGAAGGAATTGGCCGGGAAACTGCCGCAGGATCATGAGAGCGGGATGTTGCTTGATTTCTTTAACTACTTTGGTGGTGAACAGTGATTTATATTCCAAATAGTCCGTTTCTGATCGTGAAGAGGATGTTCCATGCGGGTAAGACAAGGTATCGTGGACTCAGGAAGAACCTGCTCCAATACTATCTGCTCTTTGCGTTGGCGAATCTCGCTACGTGTTTGAAGGCGGGAAGGTAGAGTGCGTTTTGTATGATAATGGGATAAGTGCGCCCATGTTCCCGAATTTCTCGTCCAAACGGAAAATTCGGGGAAGGAAAGGGAGCAACGGGGCGGTGTTGTACTCTGTTTTTCACTGCAATTTGTGAAAATTGTGTCTGCGGATGTGATTATTCACTATGTTTCACTGATTCTCTAGCAGAACTGGTGATGTTACTGGCACAAAACCTGTGAAAATGTGCATAGGGGATGTGTTTTTGTACCTATAGAACTAGAATTTTCAAGGTTTGACATATGTTTTTGATATGCGAAGTTTGAGTGAGGAAAATAAAATGAAGCGTATATTGACCTATCCGGTAGATTCTGTCAAGTTGTTGAAGAAGCGCAAAAAAATAAAGAAGATGCTGATGGAGAAGCTTGAAGGAGAAATGTGTGTTGAAAAACGCATTGCAATCCTCGGGGGGTCCACAACACATGATGTTCGTGATATGTTAGAGTTGTTTCTCCTAGATGCAGGTATCATACCTTCGTTTTATGAGTCGGAGTATAATCAGTATTGGCAAGATGTTATATTTGATAATCCTGCACTATCGGAGTTTCAGCCGGATATCATCTATATTCACACAAGTTCGCGCAATATCCATAGGTTTCCTTCACCTAAAGAGCCTTTGATAGATATTGATGCACTTGTGGATGAAATATATCGACCCTATGTACAACTGTGGGAAAAAATAGCAGCTGACTATCACTGCCCTTTGATCCAGAATAATTTTGAGCTGCCATTTTATCGACTCCTTGGGAATAATGATTTTTCTGATCCTCATGGTCGTGTGCGTTTTGTTAATACACTGAATGAAAAGTTTTGTCAATACGCACAATCCCATGAGAGTTTCTATATTCATGATATTCACTATATGGCTTCCTGTTATGGACTGCAGCAATGGGCAGATCCATACGCATGGCATATGTATAAATATGCTTGCGCCGTTGAAGCCATCCCGGAACTTGCCTACAATCTGTCAAATATGATAAAATCGCTTTACGGGAAGTCACAAAAAGCTCTTGTCCTTGATCTTGATAATACATTATGGGGCGGCATTGTCGGTGATGATGGTGCTGATAATATTGAAATTGGACAAGAGACATCTATGGGGCAGCTTTATAGTGAGTTCCAAACTTATATTAAGGAATACAAGGAGCGAGGTATTCTCCTTGCAATTAACTCTAAGAATGATATAGAAAATGCACTGGCAGGGTTGAATCGACCGGATAGCACTTTGAGACCGGAGGACTTTCTTGTAATTAAAGCAAATTGGGAAGATAAGGATTGTAATATTCGGCAGATAGCACAGGAATTAAATATAGGAACAGATACACTTGTTTTCGTAGACGATAATCCCGTTGAGCGTGATATTGTGAGGACTCGGGTTTCAGATGTCAAAATTCCGGAGGTTGATGATCCTGCGCAGTTTATCAGTGTATTGGATCGTTCCGGCTATTTTGAGGCAATGCAGCTGTCTGCAGAAGATGTGCAGCGTACAGAAATGTATCAAGAAAACATTTCTCGAAAAAAATCGCAGGAAAGCTACGCGGATTATTCGGACTATCTTCGTTCTCTTCAAATGAAAGCGGAGATAGCACCCTTTTCTCCCGTCTATATGTCTCGCATTGCACAGCTTACAAATAAAAGCAATCAGTTCAACTTGACAACAAAGCGATGCAGTCAGGCGGATATGGAAGGATATGTGAATAATCCCGAATATATCACGCTATATGGGAAATTAGAGGATCGATTTGGCGATAATGGTGTCGTGTCTGTCGTGTTTGGTCATGTGGATCAAGGAGATGCCACATTATTCCATATTGACTTGTGGCTGATGAGCTGCCGTGTACTGAAGAGGGATATGGAAATCGCAATGATGGATGAACTTGTCGGAAAATGTCGTGAACGTGGTGTTCGATGTCTCCGTGGCTATTATTATCCTACGGCTAAAAATGGTATGGTGAAGGGCTTTTATGGTCAGCAAGGATTCACAAAAATCCAAGAGGACGAGAACGGAAACACTGTTTGGGAATTTTTGATTACAAACGACTATAAGAACAGAAATCAGGTGATTGAGGTTCATGCAGACAGTTAGGCTTCTCAATGGCGTTTTGATGCCGCAGATTGGAATGGGTACATGGCAGATCAATGACAGAGAGGTCTTAGCGAATATCATTGAGCGCGGATATGACATGGGGTATCGTCTTATTGATACCGCTGCAGCATATGGCAATGAAATTGGGATTGGAAAGGCTCTGGAGAAGTTATCTGTACCACGAGGAGAGATGTTCCTCTCGGATAAGGTTTGGAATTCCTGTCGCGGTTATGAAAAGGTTCGTGAAGCCTGTAAACGCTCTATGAAAAAACTGAAAACGGACTATTTGGATCTCTATCTGGTGCACTGGCCTGCTTCTCCTAAGTTGTATTCAGACTGGGAGGCGCAGAATGCAAGCACGTGGCGTGGCATGGAGTCTCTATATCGGGACGGATATGTGCGCGCGATCGGTGTATGCAATTTTAAGCCGCATCATTTAGAGGCTTTGGGAAACACTGCGGAAATTCAGCCTATGGTGAATCAAATTGAGGTTCACCCCGGTATGATGCAAAGTGATACGACGACATTTTGTGCGGAAAAAAATATCTGTATCGAGGCCAGCAGTCCGTTGGGGAATGGTCAGATCCTTTCACACGAGTTGATCAGCACGATAGCTAAATCGCATGATAAGACACCTGCACAGATCTGTTTACGGTATGCTGTGGAACAAGGTTTTGTAGTGATCCCTAAAACGAGCAGTTCTGTTCGTTTGGCAGAGAACATGGATATATTCGACTTTTCCCTGACCCCGGACGAAAAGTCGAGCTTGAGTAAGATGCCCTATTGCGGTGGTGTCGGCATTGATCCGGATGAGGTGACTGAATTTGGATGAGAAGACAACAGCTACATTGAGGATGCTGCGCAAACAAATTGCTGTTACAGGATATCGTGGCGGGATGGCTCATCTTGCATCTTCATATTCTTGTCTTGAGATTTTATATACTTTGTATGCAGGGGGAATCCTGCGCTTGAATCGTGATGACCCTATGTGGGCAGATCGGGACCGTCTGATTTTGAGCAAGGGACATGCAGGTTTGGCACTCTATGCTATTCTGACACATATGGGGTTTATGAGAGAGGATGAATTTTCGTCATATCTTCAGCTCAAAGGCTGCATTGGTGGTGAGCCGTGTATGCGTGATAGCAAGTGGGTAGAGGCTACAACGGGTTCTCTTGGACACGGACTCTCGTTTGCTGCCGGAATTGCTATGGCTCTTCGGCTTAATCACAGTCTCGCTAAAGTGTATGTTGTCCTTGGTGATGGTGAATGCGAGGAGGGGGCTGTATGGGGAGCGGCAATGTCCGCAGCAGCGCATCAATTGGATAATCTGGTTGTGATTTTGGATTGCAATGAGATTCAGAAAATGGATCGAATTGACCGCATTATTGGTGCACCCCGGTGGATGGAGAAATGGACATCCTTTGGCTGGAGTGTTGAAGAGATGGATGGTCATGATATAACGGTGATGAGAGACCATTTTTCTCGTGAAGGTGTGAAAGGGAAGCCTCGATTTATTCTGGCACATACGATCAAGGGGAAAGGCGTATCCATTATGGAACAGAATCCCAACTGGCATTTTAAGCTGCCCAATCGCAAAGAGAGGAAGGTCTTTCAGGAAGAATTAGGCATTTCTGAAGCAGAGTGGGAGGGCTGATTCATGCAGAGCGCCTATATGGGGAAACTAATGGAACTTGCAGAGCGTGATCGGGAAGTCATTCACCTTCTTGCGGACAGTGGTACAGGTTACGATGAGATGTTTCGTCATAATTTTCCAGATCAGATTTGCAATTTTGGAATTAACGAGGAGCATATGGTTGCCGCTGCTGCAGGGATGGCTACGGTCGGAAAAATTCCGTTTGTCTATACTGCAGGGGCATTTCTTGCATATCGTTCTTTAGAGTTTATCCGCGATGATGTGTGTTTTCAAAATTTGAATGTTAAAATCACAGGAATGGGGAGCGGTCTTTCATGGAGTTCTTTGGGACCGACGCATCATACAACGGAGGATGTTGCTGTGCTGCGCGCACTGCCAAATCTCATGATTCTGTCGCCGGCAACGCCGTATCAGGTATCGAAGTGTGTGGAGGCGGCTTATCAACATATTGGCCCTGTCTATACCCGCATTGGAATGAATCATGAAAAAGAATTTTTCGATGAAACATATGATTTTCAAGTCGGTAAAAATGATGTTTTGCAGGAAGGGGGGGATCTCTGTATCTTTGTGACAGGGAGTATCTTAGAGGAGGTATACGAAGCTGCGCAGCTTTTAAAGGCGGAAGGCGTTCATGCAAGAATTGTTTATGTCCATACGCTGAAACCGTTCGATGAGGAGAATATTTTGTCTATGGTGCAGGACGTGCAGATGTTTATTACCGTTGAGGAGCATAATATATTGGGCGGCTTGGGAAGTATTATTTCCGAGGTGCTGTCTGCACATGGAATTGGGATGCGGCTGCATCGAATTGGATTGCACGATTGCTTTGCATCGGGCTACGGAACGCATAAAAACGTTAGGATAGAAAATCAGTTGGACGCGAGGAGTATTTTCCGAGAAATCAAGGAAGTGCTATAAAATGAAAAAATATACATTTTCAGAGATATATGTTGGTCTGCGGGAAACCTTTGAGCAGCAGATCAGCATAGAAATGGAGAATGCCTTTCGTGAGATGTCGGGGGACAATAACCCTTTACACAGAGATGATGTTTATGCGCGTGAGATTAGTGCAGGAAAGTATCCGGTGCATGTCTCCTTTGGTATGTTGACGGCATCTTTATATTCTACATTAGCAGGGATGTATCTGCCCGGTGCATATAGCCTTATTCACAGTTTGGAAAACGTATCCTTTTTGAACCCTGTATTTGTCGGAGATGTACTTTTTGTAGAGGGAGAGGTGACTGATAAGGATGAGAGCCTGCACCTGATTCGTGTGAATGCCTGTATTCACAATCAGGAAAAAAGGAAGGTCTCTAAAGCTAAGATGAAGATTATAGTTTTGAAATAGTACATAGAAAGAGGACGTATAACATGACCAGAGAAGAAGTTTATGAGAGATTGCAGAATGTTTTTCGTGATGTATTCGATGACGAGAGTATTGTTTTGCATGATGAAACCACAGCGAATGACATAGAGGACTGGGATTCCTTTGAGCATATCAACCTGGTTGTGTCTGTGCAGGATGAATTTTCCTTTAAGATTCCCATGGGCAAAGTCGTAACAATGAAAAATGTGGGTGAAATGGTAGATCTCATCATGGAGTTGGGGGAGTAGGTGATCCGGCAGAATGAATTTGATGAGCGGGGAATTTTTTCTGTTTTTGTGCCTTACTCTCGTTTTATACTATCTTTTTCCTAGGGCTCAGAAATATATCCTGCTGACAGCCAGCTTGATGTTCTTTTTGACAGCCTCTGCCGTTTCAGAGCCTCTTATGTGTTTGTTGATGGCGTATATTTTTTTTGTTACATATTTAGGTGCGATTGCCATCGAAAAAACTGAGGGCTGGAAAAAGGATGTTTATTCACTAGTCTCTATTATAGGACTTGTCGCGACACTGTTTATTCTTAAATATGCATTTAATATGGGCGAATTGTTTTTATCGCTCTTACAGATGGATACGAATCTTTCCTGGTTGGATTTCGTTCCCATTATGGGACTGTCCTATTTTGTGCTGTCAGCCATAGGTTATCTGCTGGATGTCCGTTGGCAGACGTGTTCAGCGGAGCGTAATCCGACGACAGTGGCATTGTTTCTTTATTATTTTCCCCAGCTAATATCAGGACCTGTAACACGATTTACTGCCATGAGGGAGCAGTTCGCAAGAAGATTCAGCCTTCAGTATGAGAATATTGAGTATGGTCTGCGTCGTATGTTGTGGGGATACTTTAAGAAGCTAGTAATCTCCGAGCGATTCGCTATGGTGGTGACAACTGTTTATGCGAGTCCGGAATCTTATGGTGGAATGGATTTTGTGTTGGCGACGTTGTGCTATGCGATACAAC encodes:
- a CDS encoding class I adenylate-forming enzyme family protein, whose amino-acid sequence is MQGAFSHILQLLDSIPPGHVVLNDNICERKYTNAEFSAAVNFLSAYMKEHMADEVLICADNSAELVILYFAGLFSGKVMVPIDPEKEIGEIQRIRELHSAAFFLDNNAVQKLVSFPVYAEKKSTRLLWERVDFDKLFLITYTSGSTGMPKGVRHTASNLFHAAYEFGIMLKYDHRTVMGHCMPMTYMAGILNTVIMPYLMGGCIVVLQRFSMKSSFSFWDNIKKGSVNTLWLSPTMLRIANMMDKRAAMKAYLHEHNVRISVGTAPLDKNLRDEVEGKYGIRLYQSYGLSETLFISTEIPEEYISRHTVGRLLPSVKIRCSEDGELQISVPWMFLGYTNEDTSLYMNDEFYLSGDLGRFDDNGNLVIAGRKKEVIVRGGYNVNPRDIENTVLEQEDISECAVTSALIRGEEMIVCCYVAAREYGITDINHMIVSVLGKHSKIDFLERMRSLPKNLNGKVDKRAIANIVEEQYDTKV
- a CDS encoding transketolase family protein, with the translated sequence MQSAYMGKLMELAERDREVIHLLADSGTGYDEMFRHNFPDQICNFGINEEHMVAAAAGMATVGKIPFVYTAGAFLAYRSLEFIRDDVCFQNLNVKITGMGSGLSWSSLGPTHHTTEDVAVLRALPNLMILSPATPYQVSKCVEAAYQHIGPVYTRIGMNHEKEFFDETYDFQVGKNDVLQEGGDLCIFVTGSILEEVYEAAQLLKAEGVHARIVYVHTLKPFDEENILSMVQDVQMFITVEEHNILGGLGSIISEVLSAHGIGMRLHRIGLHDCFASGYGTHKNVRIENQLDARSIFREIKEVL
- a CDS encoding HAD-IIIC family phosphatase yields the protein MKRILTYPVDSVKLLKKRKKIKKMLMEKLEGEMCVEKRIAILGGSTTHDVRDMLELFLLDAGIIPSFYESEYNQYWQDVIFDNPALSEFQPDIIYIHTSSRNIHRFPSPKEPLIDIDALVDEIYRPYVQLWEKIAADYHCPLIQNNFELPFYRLLGNNDFSDPHGRVRFVNTLNEKFCQYAQSHESFYIHDIHYMASCYGLQQWADPYAWHMYKYACAVEAIPELAYNLSNMIKSLYGKSQKALVLDLDNTLWGGIVGDDGADNIEIGQETSMGQLYSEFQTYIKEYKERGILLAINSKNDIENALAGLNRPDSTLRPEDFLVIKANWEDKDCNIRQIAQELNIGTDTLVFVDDNPVERDIVRTRVSDVKIPEVDDPAQFISVLDRSGYFEAMQLSAEDVQRTEMYQENISRKKSQESYADYSDYLRSLQMKAEIAPFSPVYMSRIAQLTNKSNQFNLTTKRCSQADMEGYVNNPEYITLYGKLEDRFGDNGVVSVVFGHVDQGDATLFHIDLWLMSCRVLKRDMEIAMMDELVGKCRERGVRCLRGYYYPTAKNGMVKGFYGQQGFTKIQEDENGNTVWEFLITNDYKNRNQVIEVHADS
- a CDS encoding acyl carrier protein, with amino-acid sequence MTREEVYERLQNVFRDVFDDESIVLHDETTANDIEDWDSFEHINLVVSVQDEFSFKIPMGKVVTMKNVGEMVDLIMELGE
- a CDS encoding MaoC/PaaZ C-terminal domain-containing protein; amino-acid sequence: MKKYTFSEIYVGLRETFEQQISIEMENAFREMSGDNNPLHRDDVYAREISAGKYPVHVSFGMLTASLYSTLAGMYLPGAYSLIHSLENVSFLNPVFVGDVLFVEGEVTDKDESLHLIRVNACIHNQEKRKVSKAKMKIIVLK
- a CDS encoding transketolase, whose protein sequence is MDEKTTATLRMLRKQIAVTGYRGGMAHLASSYSCLEILYTLYAGGILRLNRDDPMWADRDRLILSKGHAGLALYAILTHMGFMREDEFSSYLQLKGCIGGEPCMRDSKWVEATTGSLGHGLSFAAGIAMALRLNHSLAKVYVVLGDGECEEGAVWGAAMSAAAHQLDNLVVILDCNEIQKMDRIDRIIGAPRWMEKWTSFGWSVEEMDGHDITVMRDHFSREGVKGKPRFILAHTIKGKGVSIMEQNPNWHFKLPNRKERKVFQEELGISEAEWEG
- a CDS encoding aldo/keto reductase; protein product: MQTVRLLNGVLMPQIGMGTWQINDREVLANIIERGYDMGYRLIDTAAAYGNEIGIGKALEKLSVPRGEMFLSDKVWNSCRGYEKVREACKRSMKKLKTDYLDLYLVHWPASPKLYSDWEAQNASTWRGMESLYRDGYVRAIGVCNFKPHHLEALGNTAEIQPMVNQIEVHPGMMQSDTTTFCAEKNICIEASSPLGNGQILSHELISTIAKSHDKTPAQICLRYAVEQGFVVIPKTSSSVRLAENMDIFDFSLTPDEKSSLSKMPYCGGVGIDPDEVTEFG
- a CDS encoding AAC(3) family N-acetyltransferase — protein: MRGDYTTQDITKALMDIGIDKGDDVFIHSNLGFFGVLEGCRSADQLCEMFLTVIRSVIGDEGTVVTPTFSYSYCHNEVYDPYQTKTNCGMLSEYMRKTYPNNRTLDPNFSVCGVGKHMAEYMQSNIHEAFGKSCFWDKFMQHNGKIICMNFDSGSTFIHFIERNNNVSYRYNKAFNGKTIIHGIVKKDYAVHFVFDGADDAPSMERVDELCKAQNVSKQVNLGKGTILAFSTQKYYDFFTELLKVRPRVFCVKESLPDE
- a CDS encoding glyoxalase/bleomycin resistance/dioxygenase family protein, translating into MILKFDHISFSCSSEVEAARYVPAHYIEVFRDIELNNIPCKMKYLKFKSPKHNIIMLAPTAPNGRGIPIEITQYPEVLPNTKTLSFKDDTIFWEVSDIPAAHRFFLSLGAKEANNMKHLVLSPFLDKNKIFIQLSENSMCAREPFLDIAGFSSIGIFVDNIQKHLAQCAAAGFPISEISPIKVQERWMNIAFAEGENGELVELISIKKERA
- a CDS encoding acyl carrier protein, encoding MNHLNWVIHWFAAHGAAEAAIKEHLDENFFDLGYIDSFAFITLMSDIEDEFGVSFDNDRFQDRAFSTIRGLAKALAEEAEK
- a CDS encoding cyclase family protein, translating into MKIIDLSYTIDKNCMTCGTPWHEKVKLAPLGTLATVGRNTHSITLGSHTGTHMDAPLHFLDRTAGIDQVDLDKICGSCQVVNMTHKGTGDIVSLQDVKPLAVTKRMLFRFDWFRHWQTTQFYKDFPFFSEDAARYLVDGGMRVLALDTPSPDTGAAIGKMDDSPVHKILLKSDVTIIEYLTNTDQLDLTKSHTIFPLPLKLRDCDGAPSRVIVLEE